The Gasterosteus aculeatus chromosome 18, fGasAcu3.hap1.1, whole genome shotgun sequence genome segment GGACTTGCAGTTTCTACATCAAGTGGAGAAAAGTCGTCTGTGTAAATTGCGCATGGGTGTTGaccatgtctgtttttttttttttgtctgtctttaTGTAGAGAGTGACGGAGATCGAGAACATGCGCCACAAGGTGATCGAGGTTCGGCAGGAAGTGTTCAACCACAACGAACATGAAGTCAGCAAGCGCTGGGCCTTTGAAGAAGGGGTACGTGTCTCGTTCACGTGTCTCATCGGTGTTGATCAGTGTTCACATGTTTTCTTTATGCCTTTTCATTCACTGACGATGCTAATTTCTCTTTGCTTTCTGACAGATAAAGAGACCATACTTCCACGTAAAATCCTTGGAGAAGACCCAGCTGAACAACTGGAAGGAGTACTTGGactttgaaattgaaaatgGGATCCCTGAACGCGTGGTCGTTCTCTTTGAACGATGCCTCATCGCTTGTGCGCTCTACGAGGAGTTCTGGACAAAGGTAACGTGGCCCTCgacctctctctcactcccgcTACCTTCCTGCACATCCCCCACCATCGATGATATCACGTCGACACAGTAAATCGTCCTGCACTCTCTTTGCGTGTAACGTTGATATTTGACTGTATCTGTTGTATTAGGGGATGGCCTGCTTGCCACACAAGATTTGACTGCAGCATTTGCCAACTACTACGTTGCATCTTCTTCGTCTCCCACTACCTTACAGAAACTTATCTAATTGGTTCCATGAAGGTGCTGATGGGTTTACACAGAAAATTTCTAAAAACGATCTTGTCAATGAAGAAATTCCGTTTGCTGACTGAAATTTTAGGGTTAAAATGTGTCGTCTCTTttgccccccttctgtttcttctcctctgttCTTTTTCTCCTACATCTCTTCaaactgtttttctctctgaagTATGCAAAATATCTAGAAGGCTACAGCATTGATGGTGTTCGACATGTCTACAAGAAGGCGTGTTCCACCCATTTGCCCAGGAAGCCAGCCATCCATCTGCTGTGGGCCGCTTTCGAGGAGCAGCAAGGTGAGTTTTGTCTTTCAAACGGCATGCGCATTGAACCCACTCAAAGTACCAAGGAGacttctgtgtctctctgtggttaTCGCTACATTACCTGCGATGGTGCATGTGCATATCACCTGACCGTATCCTGCTTTCCTTTGCCCAGGTAATGTGGAGGAGGCTCGTAGCATCCTCAAGTCGCTGGAGGACGTGGTCCCGGGTCTGGCCATGGTTCGTCTTCGGAGGGTCAGTCTTGAGCGTCGTCATGGGAACTTGGAGGAGGCAGAGGCCCTGTTGAGGGAGGCCATGGAGTCCGCGAAGAACGTCACAGAGACCTCGTTCTATGCTGTGAAGCTGGCCAGGCAGATGATGAAGGTGCAGAGAAGTCTGAGCAAGGCCCGGAAAGTGCTGCTGGATGCCATCGAGAGAGACCAGGTGAGAACGGATGCATCCAGACAGAAGTTGGTCAGCAAGGACCGTGATCCGGTGCCATTTCGCTCAGTGTTTTGACCGGGGGGACAAAGCTGTGTAATAAAAGTTGTATGTATACTAAAGCctcctgtttatttattcatttataccaTCACGGGTGATGGTGAAATGTTCAACAGTGTTTACAGTCTGACCCACTAACAAAATCATTTATCACCCCCCTGAGTAACAGGTTCGTACCACTCCACTGGCTGTGTTACACTGGTTATGGGACAAAACCTAATAGTTTCGTGGCTTCACAGACGAGTCCGAAGCTGTTTCTTAACCTGCTGGAGCTGGAGTACAGTGGGGACGTGGCGCAGAACGAGGCGGAGATCTTGGCCTGTTTCGACCGAGCCTTGCAGAGCCAGATGCCCCTTGAGTCGCGCCTCCTCTTCTGCCAGCGCAAGGTTGAGTTCCTCGAGGACTTTGGCAGTGACATCAATGTGTGAGTGTCATTGGGACCTTTTTGAGACTTTGGGATGGTAGAGGTTCTTAAAGATTTTTTTGACagtaatttgtttttatttcttttcaggCTTGTGGCCGCGTACGAGGAAAACGAAAAGCTACAGAAAGAAAGCGAATCCTCAAAGAGGAAGGCCGAGAACGGGTATGACAGGTGGATAATGGGACAGGGCTGGGGACACATCAACACACTTCTGTACCTTCTACAAAATATGCTTGTACtttctgtatttgtattgtCACCCTTTTCACCCCTGATGAGTTAGGAGCCAGATTTCTACTCTGTAGAAGTTATTTGTTTTACCCCCAAACTGTcttttagtagtagtagtagtagtagtagtagtaagcTTCTTCAACCTGCGCCAATACCAACATTCCCACTTGAAGCGTGAAAAGTAAGGCAGGCCTTCACTAACGCTTCCCGTGGAAAGTTACAATACAAAAACAGCCACTCGGGTTGACCAGAGAATTGAAGGTGGTTCAGCTGGCTGCGTTTTATTAATTAGCTTTGTAAAATCAGTACATCTGTCACATTACAGCTGCCGCGCCCTTGTTTAGTCAAAGTTTAATAAAATTGGACACGTCTTGCGTCCGCATTGCCTCATAGTCAACACGGCGCTCCCTTGGATCATCAGCAATACGCCGTACAATGTGAAGTTAATCTGATGGAGCTTTGCGATTTGTGAATGATTGGCACTGAACTCTTTTTATTGTATGGAGAGTTACTCAAAGACCGTAAAGGGTTGGGTGATTAGTGCTTTTACTGCAATGAAGTTGGTCATTAAATCAGTGACTGGCACTAAATCAACGGTGCAACAATCTTCATTTCTCTGTGAACTACGTATGGAGGCATTTTATTAACTTGAAACCATTGGTCTTCAGCTCCCAGGAGCCTGATGCCAAGAGACAGCGCATGGAAGACGGTACTTTGGGTGACGTCTCTGCGGCGGCCGACCCAAACGCGAGCAGCGCTGCTTACAACAGCTGGTACCAGGTGGGTTTGACTGAGCGGCAAAAAAAAGTTCCCCTACATCAAGTTTGTCTAAAAACAACCATCCAAAGACTGAAATTTCtcaccttttttctccctcccgccTTTTCAGCAGCAATATGGCGGTTGGGGACAAAACTCCTGGGGACAGTACAACCAGTATGCCCAGTATAACCAGTACTACCCACCTCCTCCAACATGATGGATGAAATCCGGACGTTAAGATGGAGACTTGGAGGAAAGCATCCTTTCTGACCTGCCTAAAATGTCTAAACAGGGCTACTTAACATGTTGTCATGGAGATTGTCATCCAATGAAGCTGTTCTTTCTGGTTTAAAGTGTTCTAATTCAACTCTGTAGCCAATTGGTTTGAATATAACACACAGGGCTCCATGACAGTCATCTTGATTGGccatgtttaataaaaacacaaacgcaATGAATTGCTACATTCATCTCCAACACGGGCTACTTGTTTTTGGTTCTTTAATGCATGTTATTTGTGAAGGCAGAtctatttctttttcttgtgattaaagctttttaattagATTGTATGACTTAGTTCGGTCTCTTTCTTTGCGCTTTAAGATTTGAACTGGTAAAGGAGGTAAACCGTGATGTCCCTCTGAGTCTCGCTCACCAACCTGAAAGATTTTTAATATGTCATGGTTAATGTTTCCATAGAGAAAATGAagagttgctttttttttttattttgacttgaTTTCATAATAAAGCGATTGATATCCTGAAATGTTGGTGTTGGTTCGTCATGCTTCAATTCCTTAAGGATTCAAAATATTTACTTGAATAAAACTGATCTTTTTAGATATTTGTTATTCaagaatatttttcttttataattTGTGCAAAGTGCACTTATTTTAATCTAGTTAACGTATTGCATCAGTGACCCTGTGACATAACTAGCTGACCGCTTACTTTTTTCACTTATTTTAATCTACTAGTTAACGTATTGCATCAGTTAGTGACTCGGTGACATAACGAGCTGACCGCTTACTTTTTTCACTCATTTTAATCTACTAGTTAACGTATTGCATTGGTTAGTGACCCTGTGACATAACGAGCTGACCGCTTTTCTACAGACGAGGCGCAAagtagaaaattaaaaaatcccAATGAGCCTGGTTCATAATGACCCGGTTGGGAGAATCAAATGATTGTGTCTTAACGTCGTTGTGGACGGAGTTCCGTGGTGTTTTATTGCATCAATCCAGTTTTTGTCGATTAACAAAACGctacaaaaaaatcaataattGATACGTAGGGAATCGAACCAGCGTCCACGGCGTGATGGGCGTGGCTAGTGCTTCCGCCTCTTCTGACGTAATTCTACACATGCGCAGTGACAGCCCTCAGCGAGCCCTTTCTATGCCTAGCGTTGAACGACTAGCATCAAACGAGGTAAGGCCTGTGCAGTTTAAGAGAAAAACGCTCGTTATATGAAACACAGGTATGGGTTAGTATACAAATATAGTACCGATATAATCATTCATCGTACGTTATAGTTTATTCCAACACTTAACTCACATTTTACGTGTTTTTGAGGGACTTTATGGAACGCGTGCCCCATGCGGCTAGTTAAGCTAACGCAGCATTAGCAGGCTAACGAGAGCGACATGTCTGCTGCAGCTCCCGTCATGTTGCTTTCCAATGTTCATCTACCCGCTCTGTGACTACGTTATATACAACTTCCTCAATGTGTTCCCACTTTAAAGTTGGTTCACGGCGTCGGGCACAGCCTCGGCGCGAGGTGACCGGTGGCTAATGTTTGCTCCCACAAGCTGATTTCCGCAACATGTGGAATGCTAACGATGAACGTGTCTTTGCTTCCAGCATCAAGATGCAGCTCTTCTTGCGTGCCCAGAACACTCACACCCTTGAGGTGACCGGACAGGAGACTGTTGGACAGATCAAGGTAACGTGTCCACAAACTGGATTAAGGAGAGTCAGAAAGACTGCGATTAAATGACAACAATGGTCCAATATCACCTGATATATTTACTATCTACGTACATAAGTACTACACTCAAGTAAGCTACAATTTAGATTTttcagatacatttttttaatagctGATGACTCAATGTATCCCACCGGTTGATGTTACATCATTTTATCGAAATATTTTAGTACTTGGTCACATATTTTCCTATTCTCCTATAGTAAGATTAACAATTAACTATTTCCATGTTTTGGTGAAAGTTGTGAATGTTTTGCGATACGAGACGCGTGAGATAAGCGCATCTACAATCACTTCAGGGTGAAGACCATCAGACCTGCTTACGTACTTCAGGGGAATGATAACGCttattctttgtgtgtctcaggCTCATGTCCAGGGTCTGGAGGGTCTCCTGGTAGAGGACCAGGTGCTGCTGCTCGCCGGATGCCCGCTGGAGGATGATGCCACACTTGCATCCTGTGGTGTCTCAGAGCTGTGCACCCTTGACGTAGCCGGCAGGCTGCTGGGAGGTCAGTACACGGACGCCACGCCGAGGCTTTAGTTTGACTGGAAACACAATCACAATTAACActtttctccctccccccccatcaaGGTAAGGTTCACGGCTCTCTGGCCCGTGCTGGAAAAGTGAGGGGACAGACACCCAAGGTACGGTTTCATGCCTTTCCTTTGTGTGTACATCAggtattttaaaataaactggTAAGCAGGCATCATGGCTTCAGAGAAATAAGCATCGCCCCTTGTCTTGTTGTTCAGGTTgaaaagcaggagaagaagaaaaagaagactgGCCGCGCCAAGCGCCGCATCCAGTACAACAGGCGCTTTGTGAACGTGGTGCCCACCTTCGGAAAGAAGAAGGGACCCAACGCCAACTCCTAAGTGCCCCAGAGGAGAACATGATCACCATCCATCTGTTTTTACCAGGTTAAATGTTATCCTGCTGTACAGAATAAAATTTGGCTTGaacaaaactgcattttgtatCGCTTCATTCATATAGGATTTTATGACGTTTAAATGGCACATTTCCTTTCCATAGTTGCATTAATTGGTACTTATCTGAGCAGAAACCTTTCCGGTCATGGCATGatttaatatttgtcaaatcaaTTCTTTGACTATTAAGACACTCTATCCACTGCAActggttttaaaacaactgcaCAATAAACCACTTAGTCTCTGAAACCAGTTTATCATTTACATTTCAGATGCAAAAGAAATTACAGAGAAAAAGGTTTCAGGGTGTTTCATATGTACATTATTGACAAGCCATCCCCTGTTGGCCAAAACGCTGTAATAACTGCCCGTTTCTTGTAACGCAGTGAATGAGAAAGTAGGAACagaacaattaaacaaaacatccaTGTCAACGTCAAACTTTACAGCAAGGCAATTCAATATCTTCTTCTCTTAAACTGCGGTGCATGCAGACCgggtggggggcgggcgggctaaTCCACAGCCACCAGCTCAACCTCGAAGATCAGCTTGGCGTTGGGGGGGATTCTGGAAGTAGTCGAGGTGAAGGAAGAGACAGTCgatgcaaaatgaaaacaattaaagCTCATTTATAATGTAAGTGGGGACCAGAGGAAAGGATACTTGGAGTCGGGGAGGCCCTTCCTTCCGTAGGCCCACTCCGGCTCGATCTCCAGCCGGGACGTCTCGCCCTTGCTCATGGTCATGATGCCCTCGTCCCACTGTGGAGAGTAAAAGACGGGCGATGAGGACGAGCTCCGCGgcagtattttgtgtgtgtgtgtgtggcgaacAAACGGGCGTCGCTCACCCCTCGGATGACCCGGCCCAGGCCCACTTTGAAGGTCAACGGTTtggtctgcttcttctttctcgccgctgcagagagggaggaaacacGTTTAGAGCCGAAGACGGAAACACGACGGGGAACGTTTGTTCCACGCACGACAGCGGAGGAGCGCTGGGACGACCCCCGCGCGCGCCGTTTCGTGGGGCGCAGTCGCGTCGTACTTGTGGGAATATTGGTGTCGAAGACGGTTCCGTCCTCCAAGGAGCCGGTGTACCAGCAGCTCACGTTGTCCCCTTTCTTTGGAAAGTTCTCCTTATCTCCTTTCTTCAGCACCGACTTGAAGTACTTGGGTGGACCCTGAGAACCGGTTAGAAGAAAGTTACAGaagcaaagaaataaataataataataatgaatgaataaataaataaataaccccgCCTCCAGTACCTCATCCACAACCTCCGCGGGGACGTCTTTGGGCTTTTCTTCAAGCTTCACGGATCGAACCTGCTCGGTCACTTCCTCAATCGGTTCCGTACCTAAAAACCTCTGCAAGTGACGCACGCGCGGGTCAGTAGCGAACGCGGGGCGCGCGTCCGCGAAGCCTCGTTAATGAACCACTTACTTTGCTCTCAAAGAGATGATTGTAGGCTGCGATCAGTTGTTCTTTCTTCGCGGTTTTGGCGACGTTCTTGATGTTTCCGAGCAGCTTCTGCTCGTTGAGGaactggagggagaaaaaaaaataaaaaaatgcaaaaagaacaaaaagaggagagagtcAGCATCTGCGTGCAAAGAGCAAGAAACGTGCAAACCGTGCAAATTAACGACGGATTTAAACAAACGCgtttataaaatatattgtttttaaagGAAACGCGGCGCGAGGCTCCGTGGGGCAATAAAACACGAGCCCGCGGTGCCGCGCACGATGCTGCAGCACAACAGCCTCCGTCCTGATGCGGCCGCGCGTCGCGCGCCGCGGCGGGTCGGAACCGAAGGGGCGCGCGACGCCTACCGAGTGCGCCGCATTGTCCTGGATGAACTTTATGATGTCCTTCTTGGGCAAGTCGTCGCTCTTGAGCTGCTCGTCGCTCCACTGCCGTGTTGGTTCGTCCGCCATTTTGAGAGACGAACTGCTTAAATTTGTCCCTCCTGGCGCATCTTAAAAAAGCGGCGCTCCAAACCGGaagtgcgtttttttttttgttgaaaggtTCCGTGGCGGTATTTTGTGtcacaataaaatgtaaacCACGTCACAGAACGGGACTTAATGTTTGAAAAACCGAAAGCAGACGACGCAGGGTTGAATTAACGCGTTAAAGGGCGCACAGGACGTAACTCTGAGCGAGCACGTGGCCCTTAGAATTAAGGGTTTAAATCCGAGTTTTGGTAGGACACTTTTCTCCAATCCGCGTGTCTGCCACCTAGTGGACATTTAAATATATGCACAAATGCACACGTTGAACGTAAAGTGGACAATTGCTGTTATTATTCACAATTGCCGTAAGCTACCAGTGACGAGCGACAAATATTATTTAGTATTTCTGTCAAATCCAAAGGAAAAATCTGAAAATTCTATTCTGTATATTTCAAGACATTCTCGATCCACTGCACCCGCAGTTTTTTCAAAGTAAGCACAGACGATGTCCTTAGTATTAGTGCTGTATCCCAGCGAATGCATTCGgtgcatgcagtgtgtgtgggtgtgtgtgacctTTAATTCATTTTGTGGCTAATGTTCAGTCAAGACATATACAGTATCTATTAGGACATCATGAAGCAAAAAGCTGGATTTGATCACGAAAGGCATTTTCAAAAGAAGAGTTGGTACAACTGTAGTTCCTCCACCACGGACCATAATCCGTCTTTATTGGGCCATGAATCAGAAAGCCCTCTAATTGACATGTTGTGCATGATGTTATTGTGCGTCTGGCAAATAAGGAGGAATTTagtgtcaagtcaagtcaagtcattttattttgtatagcccattatcgcaaattacaaatttgcctcagagggctttacagtctgtacacatacaacatcctctgccccgaaacccaccatcggcacaggaaaaactccccaaaaaatgaaaaaacccttacaagagggaaaaaagggcagaaaccttagggagaacgtcagaggagggatcccactcccgggatggacagactacaatggatgccatgtgtacagaatgaacaatgtataatacatgcaattcctatgacagaaatgatagtaataaagtaattgtgagtagtaagccaggcgcacagcaggaccactgcaggggcaaccaccatcagatagaaccaccatcagatagaaccaccatcagatagaaccaccatcacatagaaccaccatccacagaagcctgtggggagggagagcacagagattttaggagagggtaatgtcggtttatgagtaatgtaatatgattaatatctaaaataatgatgatgatgatgatggcagcagcaggcgtcagcatggccacggtaggtgtgcTAGTGTCTTGAGTACAAAGAGGCAACTTCATCTCTAAACTTCCTTTAATAGTTACGCTTAATCATATGTACACCTTTTAGACAGATTAAAAACTGTATGAGGGTTTATGATGTTGCTTGTAATATGTGTAGTGTTGAATCCCCATATTAACAGGAATATATTATGTTGATGTTTCCACCAGATAGTTATATACTGTAGAAAGATCACTTTAGCAGCCAACTCTTCCTGAGTTACAGCCGTTGACCTCAGGAGGGCAGCATGCACACGCTGTTCACTGTGAGTCAAGCAGTTTCTGTTCCACATTGACACAATATTGATATTTCCACACGATGCTTTTTATAGTAAGGCTCACAGGAGGAAACATGGCCATGATTCACTCTGTTGACGAGAACAACAATCTTAAATAGCATACACAGTGGGAATAAATAACATGTGCATGGTGAGGGGAACAGAGAGCCTTCCATTCACTGCCCGGTGGATGATGGTCTGTTAGTGTGCATCTGTTTCATGCATGTGCAGAACGAAAGACAGTAGGAGTCATTCTACGTTTGCAGCAATACATTTGTCGGTTTCTTTTCAGAAATTCTGAAAAAGACGACTTCAAATGcattcaatttaattcaaatgtatGTAGTACAGCCCGAAATCACAAACTACAACTCCTCAAACAACAAAATTGTCTTCAGGGAACAAACCAGAGAAATAACATTTCCCCTGTAATGCCAGGGAGGAGTGGACCGGGCCTCGAAAATATCATCCGCCGATATTTAGCCCTCACTCGTAATATAAATCGTCCCTCGGTGGCCTTGGTCCGCTGTGGATAATGTGTTTTCTGCTCGGAGTCTAATGAGATGCCCCCGAGCCACACGGCGAGCTGAGTCCACCCGCCTGCACGTCTTCAGCTCCACGAGGAACACGATTCACATGCAGCTGCAGCACCTCTGGGGGTGCTCTGTCGGGAGTAGATCACGGGTCAGCAGTTCCACCGACATCTGGCAGCGAGAAAGTTGGAACTGtcacctggttccacaaaaacCTCCACTCATGACCAGGTCCCCCGGGAGGGACGGCGAAGCGTCGGATGAAAATACAGCAGGTGGGCTGATCAATACCGAGTGCTGGATTTCACGCAGTCACACTCCTCCGCCCAACGAGCTGCACCGGGGCTTTGGAAAACCTCCAATCCGGAGCTTAGCCCGCAGATCTGTAGTCTCAGAAGTGGCCCACGCCTGCCCTGTCAGATCTAATCTCTTGGCTGCATGCCGTGAAATGGGGCTTATTAAGAGTTTAACTGAGATCAGCCCGACCCGGGTCTGAGGCCTGCAAAGGGAAAGGGGGAATCACTCACCTGAAAAATCTCAAAATCAGAAGGAGCCCGGGTGGCACGAGGGGGTTGGTATCAGTCACCGGGGGGCTTTGCTACGCGCTCCCTCCCTTCTGTCTCCGGGATGCTTCGTCTGTTAGCTGCTAATTACAAACCAAAGAAGAAAGATGGATTTGAAGTTTCTTTTGGAACCGGTCCCGGTAAGGCATCacgtggagggaggggggggcttaaaGAGACAGACTTCTGAGCCACATGCTCCCAAAACTCTTGTCTCCTCGCATCATTCTCACACTGTCTGTTTGCATTCAAACAATGCGACTCAAGGCCGCGTCTTTGCTGCGAAAATTGCACGATGACTTCATGTCTGTGTCAGTGTTTTCCACATTTAACCTGAACAGAAACGGTTAGTTAGAACTCCGACAGCGACAGGTTATTTGTCATTTCGTTCTCCATCTACTTAGTCTCCTGTCGTATACAAATTAGCATTGCAGGCTCACTGCAAGAATGTATGGTCGGCTAACGTCTTTCATCCGTGTTGCTAGCGGACTCTGGGGACGCCAACGTCCGTCTATCATCCTACCCAGATGTTCATACGACTCGCCGAGATTCCGGTGATTTGTACCACGAAGTTGATTGCATTTTAATCACCGGAGAGAAGTCGCCCGTCCTTCCATCGCCCAACCAAACGCCACCGGCGGAAACGTTGCCCAGCAGCGCGGATCGTGCAGGTTTACACCGGAAGCTGCCGTGCGTCAAcacccagctgcccccccccccctccatccatccatccatccagtgATCTCAAGGCCCCACACGTCCCCCGCTCGAGGATCCGTCAGCGGCCTTTATTCATGTCAGCCGAGCTCGACGCGAGCTGCACACGCGCCAATGTTTATTTGGTCATCGCTTGAATATGTAACAATCTCCGCAGCCGAACATACTTCCCGGCGCTGCAGACGGACATGTTGGCAAAACCAAGTGTCACCGTCAGCATCAGTGGCAGCGCCACCAACGCGGCGCCTTCTGCCGCACTGGAAAAACAGTCAAACATTCAGACAAAATGGGATTTCTCCGTCATGGAAAAGGATGTCCGTGGCTTTTCGGGGATGTCAGGTTATCTTCCAGTGGGGACAGTAGCATCCTTCTGTCCCATTCGCTCAAAGATTGGATTGCGTTAAAGAACAATCCcttgcttttaaaaaggacacGGGCGTGTGCTCCGTGCGCGGGCAGTTTTTTGTGTAATTGAAAATGGGTTTGTGTTCAGGAGATGGAATTCCATCTTCTTTCCCCTCCGTTCCATCTGCGGGGTGGAGCAGGTTTCGCCGCCGCCATTTAAAATGCATCGTGGCCGCAGAGAGGGGGCTTATCGATAACAGAACACGGTTCTTATTCTCGAGGGGATTTCAAAGGCAGCGTCGCTCCTCTTACAGGTGAAGCATAACAGGAAAGATGGGTGAACACGTGACGTCGTGGAAGCCACGAAGCCCTTATGTTGTTTGCAAATACCTCTACTTACCCAAACGGAAGGAACATTTCTTTCTTATTCCTTTTACCCCGAGTGCATCTTGGAGAGAGACGTCCTTTTGAGAGGTTGCCGCTGTGTGCGTTAAACCCCGTGCACGCTCAGGGTGCACACCTGCTGCCGAAACCACAGGACATTAAAGCCCAAACAGCCCAAAAGACAAGCAGACGCCTCTTCTTCATTTTGATCTTTCCTGCGCCGCTTTCCTCTGCAGCCAGCTGAGCCACTCAGCCTCTGAGTTTGATCATCGCGTGGAGCCCGACACGGGCAAAGCACCGCGCAACGAACATGAAaggcccgacacacacacacacacacacacacacacaggaacccgACCAACAatacgcagcccccccccccgctgctccgcACTTCTCATTCACTCCCACAATCCCGTTCATCTCAATAATGGAGAAGAGAAAAGTGCCGGCCCCAGATTGTCTCTGGCACTTCTACCACCTCGCATTCGTCTGTCTGACAAAATTCATGAAGGCTCTGCTtttaaagaggaggaggaggaggaggaagaaaggtcGT includes the following:
- the faua gene encoding FAU ubiquitin like and ribosomal protein S30 fusion a, giving the protein MQLFLRAQNTHTLEVTGQETVGQIKAHVQGLEGLLVEDQVLLLAGCPLEDDATLASCGVSELCTLDVAGRLLGGKVHGSLARAGKVRGQTPKVEKQEKKKKKTGRAKRRIQYNRRFVNVVPTFGKKKGPNANS
- the fkbp3 gene encoding peptidyl-prolyl cis-trans isomerase FKBP3 isoform X2, coding for MADEPTRQWSDEQLKSDDLPKKDIIKFIQDNAAHSFLNEQKLLGNIKNVAKTAKKEQLIAAYNHLFESKRFLGTEPIEEVTEQVRSVKLEEKPKDVPAEVVDEGPPKYFKSVLKKGDKENFPKKGDNVSCWYTGSLEDGTVFDTNIPTTARKKKQTKPLTFKVGLGRVIRGWDEGIMTMSKGETSRLEIEPEWAYGRKGLPDSKIPPNAKLIFEVELVAVD
- the fkbp3 gene encoding peptidyl-prolyl cis-trans isomerase FKBP3 isoform X1, which gives rise to MADEPTRQWSDEQLKSDDLPKKDIIKFIQDNAAHSFLNEQKLLGNIKNVAKTAKKEQLIAAYNHLFESKRFLGTEPIEEVTEQVRSVKLEEKPKDVPAEVVDEGPPKYFKSVLKKGDKENFPKKGDNVSCWYTGSLEDGTVFDTNIPTTARKKKQTKPLTFKVGLGRVIRGWDEGIMTMSKGETSRLEIEPEWAYGRKGLPDSKIPPLPPPPPSPCNTSQNQAVWLHPAVRMYEEAF